In Puntigrus tetrazona isolate hp1 chromosome 7, ASM1883169v1, whole genome shotgun sequence, the following are encoded in one genomic region:
- the LOC122348620 gene encoding uncharacterized protein LOC122348620 isoform X2 → MRSSDAPSAEDDRLMKISPALPRGPCFPAPLLVRPHASGLVLVPRESPGVFGGVSAARRRLFCPVFTSWPAPGPRTDPCVELFPAPQMIWTGGHLPLPRCFTFVEIREQDRNTNRADADGKGLRPQRSSRKVKTARRRKTDPPLQDLAESALAEYSQVMDALGSKVAGGSEVRDEEDVCAPFLNQLLDDSPSSTEAGLDMDYIHSLLSSDVLKDDPEPVEVQRDSRPLRTENIPEPVLDNNKDPFTEAPLANPEGRRVQSHLNASVQEALLSETDGNETLCADELDSELQKSKF, encoded by the exons ATGAGGTCCAGCGATGCTCCTTCAGCTGAGGATGACCGTCTGATGAAGATCTCCCCCGCTCTTCCTCGGGGCCCGTGTTTCCCGGCTCCTCTTCTCGTCCGTCCTCACGCCTCGGGGCTTGTTTTAGTTCCTCGTGAGAGTCCTGGTGTGTTCGGCGGTGTCTCAGCGGCTCGTCGCAGGCTCTTCTGCCCAGTCTTCACGTCTTGGCCGGCTCCGGGGCCCCGTACAGACCCCTGTGTGGAGCTCTTCCCCGCTCCTCAGATGATCTGGACGGGGGGTCATCTTCCTCTGCCCCGCTGCTTCAC CTTCGTTGAGATACGAGAACAGGACAGGAACACCAACAGAGCAGACGCTGACGGCAAAG GTCTCCGTCCGCAGCGCAGCTCAAGGAAAGTGAAGACCGCTCGAAGACGTAAAACAGACCCTCCTCTCCAGGACCTGGCCGAGAGCGCGCTGGCCGAGTACTCCCAGGTCATGGACGCTCTGGGGTCAAAGGTCGCCGgcgggtcagaggtcagggaTGAGGAGGACGTTTGCGCGCCGTTCCTCAACCAGCTGCTGGACGACAGCCCATCCTCCACCGAG GCTGGTCTGGACATGGACTACATCCACTCTCTGCTCTCCTCAGACGTCTTGAAGGATGATCCCGAGCCGGTCGAGGTCCAGCGTGACTCCAGACCCTTAAGGACGGAGAACATACCGGAACCGGTTCTGGATAACAACAAAGACCCGTTTACTGAAGCTCCGCTAGCGAACCCCGAGGGCCGAAGAGTCCAAAGCCATCTGAACGCTTCAGTCCAAGAAGCTCTTCTTTCAGAAACGGATGGAAATGAGACTTTGTGTGCCGATGAATTGGATTCTGAACTACAAAAATCAAAATTCTAA
- the si:cabz01101003.1 gene encoding ubiquitin carboxyl-terminal hydrolase CYLD isoform X2, whose translation MSGDTQHSRRRRSPKMFMVASDFKVQDHLEGTIRLQRGQLCQLQEGGAHRSGRAEHLWVKVLDNDCVVKLERQALSEVPADVAALLEPVLDLELRLKLLSRPQVLRRMAALALGSEVRVVWSRSQPELAEAELRYRGPLTRGSSAVYFGVQLKGWAAGRGKCNGSYKGHQLFVCPEACGLFLPVSELVLPRSSGVSVLSRAAESGPQPLALGQRVCFTQDQSVQRGTVQFCGPLAGRAPAPLYVGVLLDHPGGSWDGYYKNTKLCSIPSPEFGALLPLSKVTAESRSERSPLAVTGPKALPKVPLLPAPSKVAPQPPSTPPKRPLIQPSMLETARRALQPPSSSGPRPALKPAPLSPAKAALTPPASPQAPPTEQPRPSNGFHNLPSPVGAEPGPWLEVGSMVEVNDPPLFGVIRWIGQISSISEPVAGIELDQELSAATDGSYLGERYFRCAANKGLFVKLRNCRRDSRFPEPELPTNQVDRCNSIAFANWSSKRVEEHTPPVSGPDARLIYEGFKKGIQGHLNSCYLDASLFSSFDWLLFWPTEAQNNPISQSAQDLLRCEIVNPLRRYGYVCASKTMALRKLLKAETADSGFTNEEKDPEEFLNQLFLLLRVEPLLKIRSAIQKAQECFIYQLFPPSVSLSSPPVSPVSPALSPLVSPGLLRVSSVQTLLESSFMHSGLKLTEAPSCLPLLMPRFGKEFKMFDVILPSLNLDITDLLDETLRQCSICQSVAQWECLQCYEDVDITPGQLKQYCNTCNTQVHTHKKRQTHRPLEVRGPRGGWEGPVHGARQLMDLFAVTCIETSHYVSFVKHGPGATDWLFFDSMADREGGENGFNVPQVRSCPEVSQYLSLSVEEVSRLDAASLRDPVRRLLCDSYMCLYHCPQLSLYK comes from the exons ATGTCTGGAGACACGCAGCACAGTAGAAGACGGCGCTCCCCCAAGATGTTCATGGTAGCGTCCGACTTCAAGGTGCAGGACCATCTGGAAGGAACCATTCGTCTGCAGCGGGGCCAGCTGTGTCAGCTACAGGAGGGAGGAGCGCACCGGAGCGGACGGGCGGAGCACCTCTGGGTGAAG GTCCTTGATAACGACTGTGTGGTGAAGCTGGAGAGACAGGCTCTCAGCGAGGTCCCGGCCGACGTGGCCGCTCTCCTCGAACCCGTCCTGGACCTGGAGCTCCGCCTCAAGCTGCTGTCCAGACCCCAGGTCCTGCGGCGCATGGCCGCGCTCGCgctggggtcagaggtcagggtCGTCTGGAGCCGCAGCCAGCCGGAGCTGGCCGAGGCCGAGCTTCGTTACCGAGGGCCGCTGACGAGGGGAAGCTCCGCCGTTTATTTCGGGGTTCAGCTCAAA ggctGGGCGGCGGGCCGGGGGAAGTGTAACGGCAGCTATAAGGGTCATCAGCTGTTTGTGTGTCCGGAGGCCTGTGGTCTGTTTCTGCCGGTCAGTGAGCTGGTGCTCCCGCGCTCGTCCGGAGTCAGTGTCCTGTCCCGCGCCGCTGAGTCCGGCCCGCAGCCGCTCGCCCTCGGACAGAGAGTCTGCTTCACGCAGGACCAGAGCGTCCAGAGAGGGACCGTCCAGTTCTGTGGGCCCCTGGCCGGCCGGGCCCCGGCCCCGCTCTACGTCGGAGTCCTGCTG gatcATCCAGGAGGATCATGGGATGGATATTATAAAAACACCAAGCTGTGCTCCATCCCTTCACCTGAGTTTGGAGCTTTGCTTCCTCTCTCTAAAGTGACCGCAG AAAGTAGATCTGAGCGCTCTCCTCTGGCTGTGACGGGTCCTAAAGCACTCCCTAAGGTCCCTCTGCTGCCGGCCCCCAGTAAAGTGGCCCCTCAGCCGCCCTCGACCCCTCCGAAGCGCCCACTGATCCAGCCCTCGATGCTGGAGACGGCCAGAAGAGCCCTGCAGCCTCCGTCGTCCTCGGGCCCCCGACCGGCTCTGAAACCTGCTCCTCTCAGCCCCGCCAAAGCCGCCCTGACCCCGCCCGCCAGTCCACAGGCCCCGCCCACGGAGCAGCCACGCCCCTCCAACGGCTTCCACAACCTGCCATCTCCGGTGGGGGCGGAGCCTGGGCCCTGGCTGGAGGTGGGCTCTATGGTGGAGGTCAATGACCCGCCCCTCTTCGGGGTCATCCGCTGGATCGGTCAAATCAGCAGCATCTCAGAGCCGGTGGCTGGAATAGAGCTG gaTCAGGAGCTGTCTGCTGCGACAGATGGCAGTTATCTGGGCGAGCGTTATTTCCGCTGCGCTGCTAATAAAGGGCTGTTCGTCAAGCTGAGGAACTGCAGACGAGACTCCAGGTTTCCTGAACCTGAGCTGCCCACCAATCAGGTGGATCGCTGTAACTCCATCG CCTTTGCTAACTGGAGCAGTAAGCGTGTAGAGGAGCACACCCCCCCTGTCTCCGGTCCAGACGCCCGACTCATCTACGAGGGCTTCAAGAAGGGCATCCAGGGTCACCTCAACTCCTGTTACCTGGACGCTTCTCTCTTCAG CTCGTTCGATTGGCTGCTCTTTTGGCCGACCGAGGCTCAGAACAATCCCATCAGTCAGAGCGCTCAGGACCTGCTGCGCTGCGAGATCGTCAACCCTCTGAgacg gTATGGATATGTCTGTGCCAGTAAAACCATGGCTCTACGTAAACTACTAAAAGCAGAGACTGCAGATTCAGGATTTACCAACGAGgagaaag atCCAGAAGAATTCCTCAACCAGCTTTTCCTGCTTCTCCGGGTCGAGCCCCTGCTGAagatcag gTCTGCGATTCAGAAGGCCCAGGAGTGTTTCATCTATCAGCTCTTTCCTCCGTCCGTGTCTCTGTCGTCTCCTCCGGTGTCTCCGGTGTCTCCCGCTCTCTCTCCGCTCGTGTCTCCGGGGCTGCTGCGTGTGTCCAGCGTCCAGACTCTGCTCGAGTCCTCCTTCATGCACTCAGGACTCAAACTCACGGAG GCTCCGTCTTGTTTGCCGCTCCTGATGCCGAGATTCGGGAAGGAGTTCAAGATGTTTGATGTCATCCTCCCCTCTCTGAACCTGGACATCACTGACCTGCTGGACGAGA ctctGCGTCAGTGCAGTATCTGTCAGTCTGTGGCTCAGTGGGAGTGTCTGCAGTGTTACGAGGATGTTGACATCACACCTGGACAGTTAAAACAGTACTGCAACACCTGTAAcacacag GTTCACACTCATAAGAAGCGTCAGACGCACCGGCCGCTGGAGGTGCGGGGGCCCCGGGGTGGCTGGGAAGGGCCGGTTCACGGGGCCCGGCAGCTGATGGATCTGTTCGCCGTCACCTGCATCGAGACGAGTCACTACGTCAGCTTCGTCAAACACGGCCCCGGGGCCACCGACTGGCTCTTCTTCGACAGCATGGCTGATCGAGAGG gaggggaGAACGGCTTTAACGTGCCTCAGGTGCGCTCGTGTCCGGAGGTTTCTCAGTATCTGAGTCTGTCCGTGGAGGAAGTGTCTCGTCTGGACGCCGCGTCTCTCCGAGATCCCGTCCGTCGTTTGCTGTGTGACTCTTACATGTGTCTCTATCACTGCCCACAGCTCTCACTCTACAAATAA
- the LOC122348620 gene encoding uncharacterized protein LOC122348620 isoform X1, whose product MFISEMRSSDAPSAEDDRLMKISPALPRGPCFPAPLLVRPHASGLVLVPRESPGVFGGVSAARRRLFCPVFTSWPAPGPRTDPCVELFPAPQMIWTGGHLPLPRCFTFVEIREQDRNTNRADADGKGLRPQRSSRKVKTARRRKTDPPLQDLAESALAEYSQVMDALGSKVAGGSEVRDEEDVCAPFLNQLLDDSPSSTEAGLDMDYIHSLLSSDVLKDDPEPVEVQRDSRPLRTENIPEPVLDNNKDPFTEAPLANPEGRRVQSHLNASVQEALLSETDGNETLCADELDSELQKSKF is encoded by the exons ATGTTCATCTCAGAGATGAGGTCCAGCGATGCTCCTTCAGCTGAGGATGACCGTCTGATGAAGATCTCCCCCGCTCTTCCTCGGGGCCCGTGTTTCCCGGCTCCTCTTCTCGTCCGTCCTCACGCCTCGGGGCTTGTTTTAGTTCCTCGTGAGAGTCCTGGTGTGTTCGGCGGTGTCTCAGCGGCTCGTCGCAGGCTCTTCTGCCCAGTCTTCACGTCTTGGCCGGCTCCGGGGCCCCGTACAGACCCCTGTGTGGAGCTCTTCCCCGCTCCTCAGATGATCTGGACGGGGGGTCATCTTCCTCTGCCCCGCTGCTTCAC CTTCGTTGAGATACGAGAACAGGACAGGAACACCAACAGAGCAGACGCTGACGGCAAAG GTCTCCGTCCGCAGCGCAGCTCAAGGAAAGTGAAGACCGCTCGAAGACGTAAAACAGACCCTCCTCTCCAGGACCTGGCCGAGAGCGCGCTGGCCGAGTACTCCCAGGTCATGGACGCTCTGGGGTCAAAGGTCGCCGgcgggtcagaggtcagggaTGAGGAGGACGTTTGCGCGCCGTTCCTCAACCAGCTGCTGGACGACAGCCCATCCTCCACCGAG GCTGGTCTGGACATGGACTACATCCACTCTCTGCTCTCCTCAGACGTCTTGAAGGATGATCCCGAGCCGGTCGAGGTCCAGCGTGACTCCAGACCCTTAAGGACGGAGAACATACCGGAACCGGTTCTGGATAACAACAAAGACCCGTTTACTGAAGCTCCGCTAGCGAACCCCGAGGGCCGAAGAGTCCAAAGCCATCTGAACGCTTCAGTCCAAGAAGCTCTTCTTTCAGAAACGGATGGAAATGAGACTTTGTGTGCCGATGAATTGGATTCTGAACTACAAAAATCAAAATTCTAA
- the lpcat4 gene encoding lysophospholipid acyltransferase LPCAT4 — translation MWKGKSHAPHPFVHEVDLTAARRIQGMVLGVVLFPVRITLATLFFLLMWPIARLRLAGLSAAERAEPVRGWRWWLFHHIMLFLSRAVFFSMGFLWIKVKGRQAGVKEAPVLVVAPHSGFLDMLVLCATGLPMVVSRSENCRLPVIGALLEFNQSVIVSRKDPQSRKKCVSQICERVTSDAHWPQMLMFPEGTTTNGRALIKFKPGAFLAGVPVQPVLLRYPGEPDTVRWTWKGLTWLAALWHTSQIYTSVTVEFLPVYVPSQEEKQNPELYAENVQKVMAQALNVPATDYVMEGRFPVKKLGNLSLPLEPPAQETLRLLHEHSLSSSHVEAVMNRMIDSCQSGESTMVTVDHLTDLLGLKDRQTGVKICSLYSKDDTVDLRQICLSVSAVSGFRSLESLIHTAFTWFDADQDGVLSADDLSGLMGALLGVPQYFITEMFTALTSRGRPTEASLRDLLTTHPVYRRVISDYLRCSGPADGNHNGIPNGKANGNNNGIYTGYGASGTKSD, via the exons ATGTGGAAGGGGAAGTCGCACGCTCCGCACCCGTTCGTTCATGAAGTGGACCTAACGGCCGCTCGGCGGATCCAG gggaTGGTTCTGGGCGTGGTTCTGTTTCCTGTGCGCATCACCCTGGCCACGCTCTTCTTCCTGCTCATGTGGCCCATCGCTCGTCTGCGATTGGCCGGTCTGTCGGCGGCGGAGCGGGCGGAGCCTGTGCGGGGCTGGCGCTGGTGGCTCTTCCATCACATCATGCTCTTCCTCAGCCGCGCCGTCTTCTTCTCCATGGGCTTCCTGTGGATTAAGGTCAAAGGTCGTCAGGCGGGGGTGAAGGAGGCTCCGGTGTTGGTCGTAGCTCCACACAGTGGCTTCCTGGACATGCTGGTGCTTTGCGCGACGGGTCTGCCGATGGTGGTGTCACGGTCAGAGAACTGCAGACTGCCGGTCATCGGAG cgctgcTGGAGTTCAATCAGTCTGTGATCGTGAGTCGAAAAGATCCTCAGTCCAGGAAGAAATGTGTGTCTCAGATCTGTGAGAGAGTCACGTCTGACGCCCACTGgcctcag ATGCTCATGTTTCCAGAAGGAACAACAACTAACGGCCGAGCTCTGATTAAATTTAAACCTg GAGCGTTTCTGGCCGGTGTTCCCGTCCAGCCCGTGCTGCTCCGCTACCCTGGAGAACCG GACACGGTTCGCTGGACCTGGAAAGGGCTGACGTG gctcGCAGCTCTGTGGCACACCTCTCAGATCTACACCAGCGTCACCGTGGAG TTCCTGCCCGTCTACGTGCCGTCGCAGGAGGAGAAACAGAACCCAGAGTTATACGCTGAGAACGTACAGAAGGTCATGGCTCA AGCTCTCAATGTTCCCGCCACTGATTATGTGATGGAGGGCCGTTTTCCTGTGAAGAAACTGGGAAACCTCTCACTTCCCCTGGAGCCTCCGGCACAGGAAACACTCCGCCTGCTCCATgaacacag TCTCTCTAGCAGTCACGTGGAGGCGGTGATGAACCggatgattgacagctgtcaGTCAGGAGAGAGCACCATGGTAACGGTCGATCACCTGACGGATCTTCTGGGGCtgaaggacagacagacaggtgtaAAGATCTGCTCGCTTTACTCCAAG gacGATACGGTGGATCTGAGGCAGATCTGTCTGAGTGTTTCTGCTGTGTCTGGGTTCAGGAGTCTGGAGTCTCTCATACACACCGCGTTcacg tggTTCGATGCAGACCAGGATGGCGTGTTGAGCGCAGACGATCTGTCCGGCCTGATGGGGGCGCTGCTGGGTGTCCCTCAGTACTTCATCACAGAGATGTTCACGGCGCTGACCAGCAGGGGGCGACCCACCGAAG CTTCTCTGCGAGACTTGCTGACGACGCATCCGGTTTATCGCAGAGTTATTAGCGACTATCTCCGCTGCAGCGGGCCCGCGGACGGAAACCACAACGGCATTCCCAACGGAAAGGCCAACGGCAACAACAACGGGATTTATACCGGTTACGGAGCGAGCGGTACGAAGTCCGACTGA
- the nop10 gene encoding H/ACA ribonucleoprotein complex subunit 3: MFLQYYLNENGERVYTLKKLDPSDQPTSSAHPARFSPDDKFSRHRVTIKKRFGLLLTQQPRPVL; the protein is encoded by the exons ATGTTCCTGCAGTACTATCTGAACGAGAACGGCGAAAGGGTTTATACTCTGAAG AAACTGGACCCGAGCGACCAGCCCACCAGCTCTGCGCATCCGGCCCGCTTCTCACCGGACGACAAGTTCTCCAGACACCGAGTGACCATCAAGAAGCGCTTCGGCCTGCTGCTGACTCAACAACCACGACCTGTGCTCTGA
- the si:cabz01101003.1 gene encoding ubiquitin carboxyl-terminal hydrolase CYLD isoform X1: MSGDTQHSRRRRSPKMFMVASDFKVQDHLEGTIRLQRGQLCQLQEGGAHRSGRAEHLWVKVLDNDCVVKLERQALSEVPADVAALLEPVLDLELRLKLLSRPQVLRRMAALALGSEVRVVWSRSQPELAEAELRYRGPLTRGSSAVYFGVQLKGWAAGRGKCNGSYKGHQLFVCPEACGLFLPVSELVLPRSSGVSVLSRAAESGPQPLALGQRVCFTQDQSVQRGTVQFCGPLAGRAPAPLYVGVLLDHPGGSWDGYYKNTKLCSIPSPEFGALLPLSKVTAESRSERSPLAVTGPKALPKVPLLPAPSKVAPQPPSTPPKRPLIQPSMLETARRALQPPSSSGPRPALKPAPLSPAKAALTPPASPQAPPTEQPRPSNGFHNLPSPVGAEPGPWLEVGSMVEVNDPPLFGVIRWIGQISSISEPVAGIELDQELSAATDGSYLGERYFRCAANKGLFVKLRNCRRDSRFPEPELPTNQVDRCNSIAFANWSSKRVEEHTPPVSGPDARLIYEGFKKGIQGHLNSCYLDASLFSMFSCCSSFDWLLFWPTEAQNNPISQSAQDLLRCEIVNPLRRYGYVCASKTMALRKLLKAETADSGFTNEEKDPEEFLNQLFLLLRVEPLLKIRSAIQKAQECFIYQLFPPSVSLSSPPVSPVSPALSPLVSPGLLRVSSVQTLLESSFMHSGLKLTEAPSCLPLLMPRFGKEFKMFDVILPSLNLDITDLLDETLRQCSICQSVAQWECLQCYEDVDITPGQLKQYCNTCNTQVHTHKKRQTHRPLEVRGPRGGWEGPVHGARQLMDLFAVTCIETSHYVSFVKHGPGATDWLFFDSMADREGGENGFNVPQVRSCPEVSQYLSLSVEEVSRLDAASLRDPVRRLLCDSYMCLYHCPQLSLYK, translated from the exons ATGTCTGGAGACACGCAGCACAGTAGAAGACGGCGCTCCCCCAAGATGTTCATGGTAGCGTCCGACTTCAAGGTGCAGGACCATCTGGAAGGAACCATTCGTCTGCAGCGGGGCCAGCTGTGTCAGCTACAGGAGGGAGGAGCGCACCGGAGCGGACGGGCGGAGCACCTCTGGGTGAAG GTCCTTGATAACGACTGTGTGGTGAAGCTGGAGAGACAGGCTCTCAGCGAGGTCCCGGCCGACGTGGCCGCTCTCCTCGAACCCGTCCTGGACCTGGAGCTCCGCCTCAAGCTGCTGTCCAGACCCCAGGTCCTGCGGCGCATGGCCGCGCTCGCgctggggtcagaggtcagggtCGTCTGGAGCCGCAGCCAGCCGGAGCTGGCCGAGGCCGAGCTTCGTTACCGAGGGCCGCTGACGAGGGGAAGCTCCGCCGTTTATTTCGGGGTTCAGCTCAAA ggctGGGCGGCGGGCCGGGGGAAGTGTAACGGCAGCTATAAGGGTCATCAGCTGTTTGTGTGTCCGGAGGCCTGTGGTCTGTTTCTGCCGGTCAGTGAGCTGGTGCTCCCGCGCTCGTCCGGAGTCAGTGTCCTGTCCCGCGCCGCTGAGTCCGGCCCGCAGCCGCTCGCCCTCGGACAGAGAGTCTGCTTCACGCAGGACCAGAGCGTCCAGAGAGGGACCGTCCAGTTCTGTGGGCCCCTGGCCGGCCGGGCCCCGGCCCCGCTCTACGTCGGAGTCCTGCTG gatcATCCAGGAGGATCATGGGATGGATATTATAAAAACACCAAGCTGTGCTCCATCCCTTCACCTGAGTTTGGAGCTTTGCTTCCTCTCTCTAAAGTGACCGCAG AAAGTAGATCTGAGCGCTCTCCTCTGGCTGTGACGGGTCCTAAAGCACTCCCTAAGGTCCCTCTGCTGCCGGCCCCCAGTAAAGTGGCCCCTCAGCCGCCCTCGACCCCTCCGAAGCGCCCACTGATCCAGCCCTCGATGCTGGAGACGGCCAGAAGAGCCCTGCAGCCTCCGTCGTCCTCGGGCCCCCGACCGGCTCTGAAACCTGCTCCTCTCAGCCCCGCCAAAGCCGCCCTGACCCCGCCCGCCAGTCCACAGGCCCCGCCCACGGAGCAGCCACGCCCCTCCAACGGCTTCCACAACCTGCCATCTCCGGTGGGGGCGGAGCCTGGGCCCTGGCTGGAGGTGGGCTCTATGGTGGAGGTCAATGACCCGCCCCTCTTCGGGGTCATCCGCTGGATCGGTCAAATCAGCAGCATCTCAGAGCCGGTGGCTGGAATAGAGCTG gaTCAGGAGCTGTCTGCTGCGACAGATGGCAGTTATCTGGGCGAGCGTTATTTCCGCTGCGCTGCTAATAAAGGGCTGTTCGTCAAGCTGAGGAACTGCAGACGAGACTCCAGGTTTCCTGAACCTGAGCTGCCCACCAATCAGGTGGATCGCTGTAACTCCATCG CCTTTGCTAACTGGAGCAGTAAGCGTGTAGAGGAGCACACCCCCCCTGTCTCCGGTCCAGACGCCCGACTCATCTACGAGGGCTTCAAGAAGGGCATCCAGGGTCACCTCAACTCCTGTTACCTGGACGCTTCTCTCTTCAG caTGTTCTCGTGCTGCAGCTCGTTCGATTGGCTGCTCTTTTGGCCGACCGAGGCTCAGAACAATCCCATCAGTCAGAGCGCTCAGGACCTGCTGCGCTGCGAGATCGTCAACCCTCTGAgacg gTATGGATATGTCTGTGCCAGTAAAACCATGGCTCTACGTAAACTACTAAAAGCAGAGACTGCAGATTCAGGATTTACCAACGAGgagaaag atCCAGAAGAATTCCTCAACCAGCTTTTCCTGCTTCTCCGGGTCGAGCCCCTGCTGAagatcag gTCTGCGATTCAGAAGGCCCAGGAGTGTTTCATCTATCAGCTCTTTCCTCCGTCCGTGTCTCTGTCGTCTCCTCCGGTGTCTCCGGTGTCTCCCGCTCTCTCTCCGCTCGTGTCTCCGGGGCTGCTGCGTGTGTCCAGCGTCCAGACTCTGCTCGAGTCCTCCTTCATGCACTCAGGACTCAAACTCACGGAG GCTCCGTCTTGTTTGCCGCTCCTGATGCCGAGATTCGGGAAGGAGTTCAAGATGTTTGATGTCATCCTCCCCTCTCTGAACCTGGACATCACTGACCTGCTGGACGAGA ctctGCGTCAGTGCAGTATCTGTCAGTCTGTGGCTCAGTGGGAGTGTCTGCAGTGTTACGAGGATGTTGACATCACACCTGGACAGTTAAAACAGTACTGCAACACCTGTAAcacacag GTTCACACTCATAAGAAGCGTCAGACGCACCGGCCGCTGGAGGTGCGGGGGCCCCGGGGTGGCTGGGAAGGGCCGGTTCACGGGGCCCGGCAGCTGATGGATCTGTTCGCCGTCACCTGCATCGAGACGAGTCACTACGTCAGCTTCGTCAAACACGGCCCCGGGGCCACCGACTGGCTCTTCTTCGACAGCATGGCTGATCGAGAGG gaggggaGAACGGCTTTAACGTGCCTCAGGTGCGCTCGTGTCCGGAGGTTTCTCAGTATCTGAGTCTGTCCGTGGAGGAAGTGTCTCGTCTGGACGCCGCGTCTCTCCGAGATCCCGTCCGTCGTTTGCTGTGTGACTCTTACATGTGTCTCTATCACTGCCCACAGCTCTCACTCTACAAATAA
- the emc4 gene encoding ER membrane protein complex subunit 4 isoform X1 has protein sequence MTSPGAQGGGALATRGGATIKRMKWSLELSLGNSSRSRGDRQSKDGDVMYPVGYSDKPVPDTSVQEADRNLVEKRCWDVALGPLKQIPMNLFIMYMSGNTISIFPIMMVCMMAWRPIQALMSMSATFKLLESSSQQWLQGLVYLIGNLLGSALAIYKCQSMGLLPTHSSDWLAFIEPPQRLEIMGGGMVM, from the exons ATGACATCACCGGGTGCGCAGGGGGGCGGGGCTCTGGCCACGAGGGGCGGAGCCACCATCAAGCGGATGAAGTGGTCTCTGGAGCTGAGTCTGGGCAACAGCAG CAGGAGCCGCGGGGACCGGCAGAGCAAGGACGGAGACGTCATGTATCCGGTGGGATACTCGGATAAACCGGTCCCGGACACCAGCGTGCAGGAGGCCGACCGCAATCTGGTGGAGAAG agGTGCTGGGATGTGGCTCTGGGTCCACTGAAGCAGATTCCCATGAACCTCTTCATCATGTACATGTCTGGAAACACCATCTCCATCTTCCCCATCATGATGGTGTGTATGATGGCCTGGAGACCCATACAAGCTCTCATGTCCATGTCAGCCA CGTTCAAGCTGCTGGAGAGCTCCAGTCAGCAGTGGCTCCAGGGTCTGGTGTATCTGATCGGGAATCTGCTGGGATCGGCTCTGGCCATCTACAAGTGTCAATCAATGGGGCTCCTCCCGACGCACTCGTCTGATTGGCTGGCCTTCATAGAGCCGCCTCAG AGACTGGAGATCATGGGCGGAGGGATGGTCATGTGA
- the emc4 gene encoding ER membrane protein complex subunit 4 isoform X2, producing MTSPGAQGGGALATRGGATIKRMKWSLELSLGNSRSRGDRQSKDGDVMYPVGYSDKPVPDTSVQEADRNLVEKRCWDVALGPLKQIPMNLFIMYMSGNTISIFPIMMVCMMAWRPIQALMSMSATFKLLESSSQQWLQGLVYLIGNLLGSALAIYKCQSMGLLPTHSSDWLAFIEPPQRLEIMGGGMVM from the exons ATGACATCACCGGGTGCGCAGGGGGGCGGGGCTCTGGCCACGAGGGGCGGAGCCACCATCAAGCGGATGAAGTGGTCTCTGGAGCTGAGTCTGGGCAACAGCAG GAGCCGCGGGGACCGGCAGAGCAAGGACGGAGACGTCATGTATCCGGTGGGATACTCGGATAAACCGGTCCCGGACACCAGCGTGCAGGAGGCCGACCGCAATCTGGTGGAGAAG agGTGCTGGGATGTGGCTCTGGGTCCACTGAAGCAGATTCCCATGAACCTCTTCATCATGTACATGTCTGGAAACACCATCTCCATCTTCCCCATCATGATGGTGTGTATGATGGCCTGGAGACCCATACAAGCTCTCATGTCCATGTCAGCCA CGTTCAAGCTGCTGGAGAGCTCCAGTCAGCAGTGGCTCCAGGGTCTGGTGTATCTGATCGGGAATCTGCTGGGATCGGCTCTGGCCATCTACAAGTGTCAATCAATGGGGCTCCTCCCGACGCACTCGTCTGATTGGCTGGCCTTCATAGAGCCGCCTCAG AGACTGGAGATCATGGGCGGAGGGATGGTCATGTGA